The Coregonus clupeaformis isolate EN_2021a chromosome 8, ASM2061545v1, whole genome shotgun sequence genome has a segment encoding these proteins:
- the si:dkey-154b15.1 gene encoding uncharacterized protein si:dkey-154b15.1 — protein sequence MEGIAVEVLGVPNILASDRMVDKLTIHFLRPRNGGGEVQRVLFPSNSPGQAFVIFEEPEVAAHVLQLPHVLEVDQQQFSLKVRIVDRPEVDMPVKATLDVSVFPNDREVLRLLDIHGFKVYKLRHGQLLVQGSFLKLRAVKAQLQQLLHQDNQPQNNPSPPSLSDHASGTSKASTRMHHTNGTAMHARNMSPMYAGSRSPISVNAEQFAHVLQSSSPTNSSRDSESPCSLSSPRSGNPSPSLLAPGYGANVTHRRNPSPSRSRSAVSFLMDTDVLRYALCFRKNDIDTILGSNNIQMDVQPNECSDISSVVLEGKSPKSAMEKLQDFLTALNSTLRTQEIPLGTLDHNRQVRIGKLIQKYNSVYPTVLVNQVGDILRLVGPSRDSYDMMQILLGKPLELPPAGRTGRALDRGSRDRRSSSLSSLPKKKHAPIPWDRDPVPVPAAVPDYTSSKYQGDSGRGRTVQRAGSPVPYTPTPSHRGRSHSDSQEKVKEQRVTQRDVSRQERVDDVVGPSAGAQMPVAKKKPLLPKIPTNKAEWKNVLSRKIKKKP from the exons ATGGAGGGTATAGCCGTGGAGGTTCTTGGCGTCCCCAATATCCTTGCCTCTGATAGAATGGTTGACAAGCTCACTATACACTTCCTGCGACCACGGAACGGTGGAGGAGAGGTGCAGAGAGTGCTGTTTCCATCTAACAGCCCGGGACAGGCCTTTGTCATATTTGAGGAACCAGAAG TGGCTGCCCATGTCTTGCAGTTGCCCCATGTGTTGGAGGTGGACCAACAACAATTTAGTCTCAAAGTCAGAATAGTTGACAGGCCTGAG gTGGACATGCCAGTCAAGGCAACTCTGGATGTGAGTGTGTTCCCCAATGACAGAGAGGTGCTGCGACTCCTAGACATCCATGGCTTTAAGGTGTACAAGCTTCGACATGGTCAGCTGCTCGTCCAGGGCTCCTTTCTGAAGCTCAGAGCAGTGAAAGCCCAACTGCAGCAGCTCTTACACCAAGACAACCAGCCCCAAAACAACCCTTCCCCACCCAGCCTCAGCGACCATGCCTCTGGGACCTCCAAAGCCTCCACCAGGATGCACCACACCAATGGTACTGCAATGCATGCTAGGAACATGAGTCCTATGTATGCTGGGAGCAGGAGTCCTATTTCAGTCAATGCAGAGCAGTTTGCACATGTCCTGCAGTCTTCTTCCCCAACCAACTCTTCACGGGACTCAGAGTCACCTTGTAGCCTCTCCAGCCCCCGGAGTGGCAACCCATCTCCCAGTCTTCTGGCACCAGGGTATGGGGCCAACGTCACCCACAGGAGGAACCCATCTCCCAGCAGGTCTCGCAGTGCGGTCTCCTTTCTAATGGACACAGATGTGCTCCGATATGCCCTGTGCTTCAGGAAAAACGACATTGATACAATTCTTGGAAGCAATAACATTCAAATGGATGTGCAGCCTAATGAATGTTCAGATATCAGTTCTGTCGTCCTCGAGGGGAAGAGCCCAAAGAGTGCTATGGAAAAGTTGCAAGACTTTCTCACTGCGCTCAACTCAACACTACGCACCCAAGAAATCCCACTGGGGACACTCGATCACAACAGGCAGGTTAGAATTGGTAAACTGATTCAGAAGTATAATAGTGTTTATCCTACTGTCCTTGTCAATCAGGTCGGAGATATTCTCCGCCTTGTAGGACCTTCCAGGGACAGTTATGACATGATGCAGATTCTCTTGGGAAAACCCCTAGAACTTCCACCAGCCGGGCGAACAGGGAGGGCACTGGACAGGGGCTCAAGGGACAGGAGAAGCAGTTCTCTATCGAGCCTGCCCAAAAAGAAGCATGCTCCCATCCCATGGGATCGTGACCCTGTCCCTGTGCCAGCTGCTGTACCAGATTACACCTCCTCAAAGTACCAGGGTGACTCTGGGCGTGGAAGGACTGTACAGAGGGCTGGAAGCCCAGTACCCTATACACCCACCCCCAGTCACAGGGGAAGAAGTCACTCTGATTCCCAGGAGAAAGTCAAGGAGCAGAGAGTAACACAGAGGGATGTCTCGAGGCAAGAAAGGGTGGATGATGTGGTAGGGCCCTCTGCTGGAGCTCAGATGCCAGTGGCGAAAAAGAAGCCATTACTTCCCAAAATTCCTACTAACAAAGCAGAATGGAAGAATGTGCTATCAAGAAAAATCAAGAAAAAACCATAG